One Candidatus Babeliales bacterium genomic region harbors:
- a CDS encoding HEPN domain-containing protein, translating to MKKKSLEWLHFAKIDYEAAKNLLNSDLLFVGVAAYHSQQSAEKSLKAFLIFSGHGVTKTHDLEILLKQCMAFDYEFKCLEKNADSLNPFSVQTRYPDDVGFMLSPEEAAQLIEYAENILLFVRTKIG from the coding sequence ATGAAAAAAAAGAGTCTTGAGTGGTTGCATTTTGCTAAAATTGATTATGAAGCAGCCAAAAATCTTTTAAATTCAGATCTGCTGTTTGTAGGAGTTGCTGCTTATCATTCTCAACAATCAGCAGAAAAATCGTTAAAAGCGTTTCTTATTTTTTCTGGACATGGCGTAACTAAAACGCATGATTTAGAAATTCTTTTAAAACAATGCATGGCTTTTGATTATGAATTTAAGTGTCTGGAAAAAAACGCGGATAGCTTAAATCCATTTTCAGTTCAAACCAGATATCCAGATGATGTTGGATTTATGCTTTCGCCAGAAGAAGCCGCTCAATTAATTGAATATGCCGAAAACATTCTTCTTTTTGTTCGTACAAAGATCGGTTAA
- a CDS encoding nucleotidyltransferase domain-containing protein, translating to MKKNISSLELKKMCEITPEKVDIITQRLAHAYDPLFIYAFGSYARGTYDEESDLDLMVVVQEYDDKPWKMISRGYASFRDVMMPVDLLVYNNQKFNECKNDSMSFCYKIINSGKILYEKKES from the coding sequence ATGAAAAAAAACATTTCTTCTTTAGAGTTGAAAAAAATGTGTGAAATCACCCCTGAGAAGGTTGATATTATCACGCAACGTTTAGCGCACGCCTACGACCCTCTATTTATTTATGCTTTTGGTTCTTATGCTCGTGGAACTTACGATGAAGAAAGTGACCTTGATCTGATGGTTGTTGTCCAAGAATATGACGACAAACCATGGAAAATGATTTCAAGGGGATACGCAAGCTTTCGTGATGTTATGATGCCAGTGGATTTGTTGGTGTATAACAATCAAAAATTTAATGAATGTAAAAATGATTCTATGAGCTTTTGCTATAAAATTATAAATTCAGGAAAAATTCTTTATGAAAAAAAAGAGTCTTGA
- the tyrS gene encoding tyrosine--tRNA ligase produces the protein MKQNVEHALSILTSGIAQCIPQAELVKKIESGKKLQIKLGMDPTAPDLHLGHAVVLKKLRQFQDLGHDVIFLIGDYTARIGDPTGKSKTRPPLTEEQIKNNAKTYFAQVGKILDLDKLTIRYNSEWLSKLTFADVISLCSKVTVARLIEREDFANRLQQHIPISMHELLYPIMQAYDSVALKADVELGGTDQTFNLLCGRFLQEQMNQAPQVVITVPLLEGLDGVDKMSKSLGNAIGLFDQPSDAYGKLMSVSDALVFRYFSLLLSRTDEQIAKLKSDVASNVIHPMDLKKQMARELIATFWSESEADEAQKQFESLFQQRDFSKATEVTLSAQTMSAPVWIVKVLQELGALQSSSEGKRLIESGAVLVDDVVIKDFKAEIQVVPGMTLKVGKHKIYKIA, from the coding sequence ATGAAACAGAACGTAGAACATGCTTTAAGCATTCTAACATCAGGCATTGCGCAGTGTATTCCACAAGCAGAGCTGGTTAAAAAAATAGAGTCAGGCAAAAAATTACAAATTAAATTAGGCATGGATCCAACAGCGCCAGATTTACATCTTGGTCATGCTGTTGTTTTAAAAAAATTAAGACAATTTCAAGATTTAGGTCACGATGTTATTTTCTTAATCGGTGATTATACCGCACGCATCGGTGATCCAACGGGAAAATCAAAAACTCGTCCACCTTTGACTGAAGAGCAAATCAAAAATAATGCAAAAACATATTTTGCACAGGTTGGTAAAATTCTTGATCTCGATAAATTAACGATTCGTTATAACTCTGAATGGTTGAGCAAGCTTACGTTTGCCGATGTCATATCGCTGTGTAGCAAAGTGACCGTTGCACGACTCATTGAACGAGAAGATTTCGCAAACCGTTTGCAGCAACATATTCCTATTTCAATGCATGAGCTTTTATATCCGATCATGCAAGCGTACGATTCTGTTGCTTTAAAAGCAGACGTTGAGCTTGGCGGAACTGATCAAACTTTTAATTTGCTATGTGGTAGATTTTTACAAGAGCAGATGAACCAGGCTCCGCAAGTTGTCATCACCGTACCGCTTCTTGAAGGTTTGGATGGCGTTGACAAAATGTCTAAGTCGTTGGGTAATGCCATTGGGCTCTTTGACCAACCGTCTGACGCGTACGGCAAACTTATGTCAGTTTCTGACGCATTAGTATTCCGGTATTTTTCATTGCTTCTGAGTCGAACTGACGAGCAAATTGCAAAACTTAAATCTGACGTTGCTTCAAATGTCATCCATCCTATGGATTTAAAAAAACAGATGGCACGTGAATTAATTGCAACATTCTGGTCAGAGTCGGAAGCTGACGAGGCTCAAAAACAATTTGAGTCACTTTTCCAGCAAAGAGATTTTTCTAAAGCAACCGAAGTTACACTTTCTGCGCAGACTATGTCTGCACCTGTGTGGATTGTCAAAGTGCTGCAAGAGCTTGGTGCTTTGCAAAGTTCATCTGAAGGCAAACGTTTGATTGAGTCTGGAGCAGTTTTAGTTGACGATGTAGTGATCAAAGACTTTAAAGCTGAAATCCAAGTGGTGCCTGGCATGACTTTAAAGGTTGGCAAGCATAAAATTTATAAAATTGCTTAA
- a CDS encoding valine--tRNA ligase, whose amino-acid sequence MENRYNHQQCDDQIRQLWQSNQTYRQQNPAFKAFTIDTPPPTVSGSLHIGHIFSYTQTDIIARYKRMTGHNVFYPFGFDCNGLATERFVEKKHNTNASKIGREKFIDLCLLTTEEMKVKFVALWRTMGLSAELEHTYSTISKDVQKIAQESFIELVKKDYAYIKNEPALYCTQCRTTVAQAELDDLEQTTTFNDIQFQSADGQPLIIATTRPELLPSCVAILYHPQDDRYKKLAGTKAIVPIFGQEVPILADETVLPEKGTGLVMVCTFGDKTDIEWYKKHKLPYLPSIDLNGKFVQTITELAGLTVQDARKKIIELLKEKNLLLSQKQIQNSVNVHERCKHIIEYAILPQWFMKVVENAPEFLKAADSINWYPKHMKSRFVDWVKNLSWDWCISRQRVYGIPFPVWYCNDCNEILLADIKDLPIDPQQTPYDRPCTKCSGTNIRAEKDVMDTWNTSSLTPYICKQLYGSGETSPFKDTDFIPMSMRPQAHDIIRTWAFYTIVKSWMHQKEIPWNDIVISGYVLSENKEKISKSKDNAPIDPEKLLVQYAPDAVRFWTASGTLGQDIAFSPEQIMIGQKLLTKLWNALKFVHMNLEGQEIPTEKPQNLGIINQWMIDQMQLSLTAYHAYFEKHEFSLALQSVEKVFWNDFCDNYIEIIKDQFFNSANYSQEEIQATRWTLQQTGFTLLQLYAPYLPHITEYLYQHIFLKTHGATSIHLTQLPQAVGIHAENQKHMQLILHIIAQVRKLKTSEQLSLKTELTSLIISSATQAQITVLKQQENTLKGVCKATKIVFSAQQHEPGLMQEGDNWRASVTTEE is encoded by the coding sequence ATGGAAAATCGTTACAATCATCAACAATGCGACGACCAAATCAGACAGCTTTGGCAATCAAACCAAACCTATCGACAACAAAATCCTGCTTTTAAAGCTTTCACCATCGATACTCCACCCCCAACAGTGTCAGGATCTTTACATATTGGTCATATTTTTTCTTACACCCAAACTGACATCATTGCTCGCTACAAACGCATGACTGGGCACAATGTTTTTTATCCATTCGGGTTCGATTGTAACGGACTCGCAACAGAACGTTTTGTAGAAAAAAAACATAACACGAATGCTTCAAAAATCGGTCGAGAAAAGTTTATCGATCTGTGTCTTTTAACAACTGAAGAAATGAAAGTAAAGTTTGTTGCTTTATGGCGTACCATGGGGCTTTCAGCAGAACTTGAGCACACCTACTCAACAATTTCAAAAGACGTACAAAAAATTGCTCAAGAGTCTTTCATTGAGCTGGTTAAAAAAGATTACGCATACATTAAAAATGAACCCGCTCTGTACTGCACACAATGTCGCACAACCGTTGCGCAAGCAGAACTTGATGATCTTGAGCAAACAACCACGTTTAATGATATTCAATTTCAATCAGCAGACGGCCAACCGCTCATCATTGCGACAACACGTCCTGAACTTTTGCCTTCTTGCGTTGCAATTCTTTACCATCCGCAAGATGACCGCTATAAAAAATTAGCTGGCACAAAAGCCATTGTTCCAATTTTTGGACAAGAAGTGCCTATTTTAGCTGATGAAACAGTGCTACCAGAAAAAGGAACTGGCCTCGTCATGGTCTGCACCTTTGGTGATAAAACTGACATCGAATGGTACAAAAAGCACAAACTACCGTACCTTCCATCAATAGACCTGAACGGAAAATTTGTACAAACTATTACCGAGCTTGCAGGACTAACCGTTCAAGACGCTCGCAAAAAAATTATTGAACTGCTTAAAGAAAAAAATCTTTTACTGAGTCAAAAACAAATTCAAAACTCTGTAAACGTTCATGAACGATGCAAGCACATCATTGAATATGCAATTTTACCGCAATGGTTTATGAAAGTGGTTGAAAATGCTCCAGAGTTTTTAAAAGCAGCAGACTCGATCAACTGGTATCCAAAACATATGAAGTCTCGATTTGTTGACTGGGTAAAAAATTTGTCATGGGATTGGTGTATTTCTCGTCAACGCGTGTATGGAATTCCTTTTCCGGTATGGTACTGCAACGATTGTAATGAAATTTTACTCGCTGACATAAAAGATTTACCTATCGATCCACAGCAAACGCCTTACGACCGTCCTTGTACAAAATGCAGTGGTACAAACATCAGAGCAGAAAAAGATGTGATGGACACGTGGAATACTTCATCGCTGACTCCGTACATCTGCAAACAATTGTATGGAAGCGGAGAAACATCTCCATTTAAAGACACTGATTTCATTCCAATGAGCATGCGACCACAAGCTCACGATATCATTCGCACATGGGCTTTTTACACCATCGTAAAATCATGGATGCATCAAAAAGAAATTCCATGGAATGACATCGTTATTTCTGGATACGTGCTCAGCGAAAATAAAGAAAAAATATCAAAATCAAAAGATAATGCACCAATCGATCCAGAAAAATTGCTTGTACAATACGCTCCGGATGCTGTTCGTTTTTGGACTGCTTCAGGAACACTGGGACAAGATATCGCTTTTTCTCCTGAGCAAATTATGATCGGGCAAAAGCTTTTAACAAAACTTTGGAATGCTTTAAAATTTGTGCACATGAATTTGGAAGGTCAAGAAATTCCAACGGAAAAACCACAAAATCTTGGCATCATCAATCAATGGATGATCGATCAAATGCAACTGAGCCTGACTGCATACCATGCATACTTTGAAAAGCATGAATTTAGCTTAGCGCTTCAGTCTGTAGAAAAAGTTTTTTGGAATGATTTTTGTGATAACTACATTGAAATCATTAAAGATCAATTCTTTAATTCAGCAAACTACTCCCAAGAGGAAATACAAGCAACCCGATGGACATTGCAGCAAACTGGATTTACTTTATTGCAACTGTACGCTCCATACCTTCCGCACATCACAGAATATTTGTATCAGCATATTTTCTTAAAAACGCATGGTGCAACGTCTATTCATTTGACACAATTGCCACAGGCTGTGGGCATTCATGCAGAAAATCAAAAGCACATGCAGTTGATTTTGCATATAATTGCGCAGGTAAGAAAATTAAAAACGTCTGAGCAATTATCACTCAAAACAGAGCTGACGTCTTTAATCATCAGCAGTGCGACACAGGCACAAATCACTGTGCTAAAACAACAAGAAAACACCTTGAAAGGTGTTTGCAAAGCAACGAAAATAGTTTTTTCAGCGCAACAACACGAACCAGGATTGATGCAAGAAGGCGATAACTGGAGAGCAAGTGTGACAACTGAAGAGTAA
- the ybeY gene encoding rRNA maturation RNase YbeY, producing MITIKNTQRKIEFPVKTYHEKAQKILNYLGYDDFDLGILLTTDKTIQKYNREYRSKDKPTDVLSFPYHDTLKAGKKIKVTCDEDKNLGDIIISVSYVFENEKNLEGDFNSRMDRMLVHAICHLLGHDHIEDADFKKMITLENKLLKVIA from the coding sequence ATGATAACCATAAAAAACACCCAAAGAAAAATCGAATTTCCTGTAAAAACGTACCATGAAAAAGCTCAAAAAATTTTGAACTACCTTGGATACGATGATTTTGATTTAGGAATTTTACTTACGACCGATAAAACGATTCAAAAATATAATCGCGAGTATCGAAGTAAAGATAAACCAACTGATGTACTGTCATTTCCTTACCACGATACTTTAAAAGCGGGTAAAAAAATAAAAGTTACCTGTGACGAAGATAAAAATTTGGGAGACATTATTATTTCAGTTTCCTATGTTTTTGAAAATGAAAAGAACCTTGAAGGTGACTTTAATTCCCGCATGGATCGCATGCTCGTTCATGCCATTTGTCATTTACTCGGGCATGATCATATTGAAGATGCTGACTTTAAAAAAATGATAACACTCGAAAACAAACTTTTAAAAGTTATCGCGTAA
- a CDS encoding ATP-binding cassette domain-containing protein, translated as MLIVKNIVKKFHGKKILDDVSFSAAPGEIVVLLGQSGVGKSTILRVLSNLETIDSGSIELDSSPIDFKKVGMVFQDFNLFAHMTVLQNLTVPLTKVALKTEQEAQTIARLLLSRFDVLSKAESYPVALSGGQKQRVALARALCLNPEVLCLDEPTSALDPQLTSDVAKIITELAAQQMAIIIATHDIGLLEALSCTIYLMRDGKIVESATSKTLQEDSESFINIKNFVQGK; from the coding sequence ACGTTTCGTTTTCCGCAGCGCCAGGAGAGATAGTTGTTTTATTGGGACAATCAGGAGTTGGCAAATCAACAATACTGCGCGTGCTCAGCAATTTAGAAACTATTGATTCAGGTTCTATCGAGCTTGACAGTTCGCCCATTGATTTTAAAAAAGTTGGTATGGTGTTTCAAGATTTTAATCTGTTTGCTCACATGACAGTTTTGCAAAATTTAACGGTACCTCTGACAAAAGTTGCGCTAAAAACAGAGCAAGAAGCACAAACTATTGCGCGTCTTCTGTTAAGCAGGTTTGATGTTTTATCAAAAGCTGAGAGCTATCCTGTTGCGCTCTCGGGTGGTCAAAAGCAACGTGTTGCGCTCGCGCGTGCACTGTGTCTAAATCCAGAAGTTTTATGCTTGGATGAGCCGACTTCGGCACTTGATCCTCAGCTCACCAGTGACGTTGCAAAAATTATTACAGAGCTTGCAGCGCAACAAATGGCGATTATTATTGCAACGCATGATATTGGACTTCTTGAAGCTCTTTCTTGCACGATTTATTTGATGCGTGATGGAAAAATTGTTGAATCTGCAACAAGCAAAACGTTGCAAGAAGATTCTGAATCTTTTATAAATATAAAAAACTTTGTACAGGGAAAATAG